The Bacteroidota bacterium genome includes a region encoding these proteins:
- a CDS encoding sensor histidine kinase KdpD, producing the protein MKAEDHIRPDPDALLNTLKKEEAEEGKGRLKIFFGMSAGVGKTYDMLKSAHEAKSKGIDVVIGYVETHKRPETEALLAGLPVIPRKSYPYRGTILEEMDLDAILTRKPRLALVDELAHTNAPGSRHTKRFQDVQEILESGIDVYTTVNVQHLESRADTVAQITGTTVRETVPDSIFDQADEVEIIDIPPDDLLKRLSEGKVYTPERSQQAIENFFRKGTLTALREMSLRLTAERVDHQLRDYMRTERISGPWKSGQRLLVGISPSPQSATLIRWGRRMAYTMDASWIAVYVEGSSRMTDATKARLAKNIKLARELGAEIITTADEDVARALVRVARQQNSTQILVGKPQQQFSFRKNLLDRVIEQSGELDVYVVGGENESPKRPALFRIPELHSGILQYLAAAAAVCAVGLLCYPLSGYLGYQTVSLILLLTVALLPLKLGAGPVLLAAGASALVWDFFFIPPRFTFVVARGQDILMLATYFAIAAVTGALTARVRAREKAVRSREERTQALYSLTKDLANATSQTEVAEAAVSNLRRFFQADVAIFLTDLDGEIFTRPHESSSFAVDEKEFGVAAWVYWNEKKAGKFTDTLPFAQAIYYPMSGPRYPLGVVGVRFNQQNPPAIEQEVLLENFISQVASTLEREQLNEMAKRSIAIAESERLYKTLFNSISHELRTPIAAIVSASEGLLDERTSERTGVRNELAGEIHTAAQRLNRLIGNLLDMTRLESGRLAPVLDWCEVRDLINTAADKLAAELNGHTLSIDIPAGIPLVKVDFGLMEQVLVNLLHNAASYTPAGSSIWVRVLAGESECVIIISDNGPGLPREAVPKLFEKFYRVPGTKAGGTGLGLSIARGFTEAQGGALSVGNREGGGAEFTIRLPLLERPRGEEQP; encoded by the coding sequence ATGAAGGCTGAGGACCATATCCGTCCCGATCCCGATGCCCTTCTCAACACGCTGAAAAAGGAGGAGGCGGAGGAAGGAAAGGGGCGTCTCAAGATCTTTTTCGGCATGTCCGCAGGCGTCGGCAAAACCTACGATATGCTCAAGTCGGCGCATGAGGCGAAGTCGAAGGGAATAGACGTCGTCATCGGGTATGTGGAAACGCACAAACGCCCGGAGACCGAAGCCCTGCTCGCAGGCCTGCCGGTGATTCCGAGAAAATCGTATCCCTACCGCGGCACGATCCTCGAAGAAATGGATCTCGACGCCATCCTCACGCGCAAGCCACGTCTCGCGCTGGTCGATGAGCTTGCACACACGAATGCTCCGGGCAGCAGGCACACGAAGCGTTTTCAGGATGTGCAGGAGATCCTCGAAAGCGGAATTGACGTCTACACGACGGTGAATGTCCAGCATCTCGAGAGCCGTGCGGACACCGTCGCGCAGATTACCGGAACGACGGTCAGGGAGACGGTCCCCGACTCGATTTTCGACCAGGCTGACGAGGTGGAAATCATCGACATCCCTCCCGATGACCTCTTGAAACGGCTCTCCGAAGGTAAGGTCTACACGCCTGAGCGCTCCCAGCAGGCCATTGAAAATTTTTTCCGGAAGGGGACTCTGACCGCCCTCAGGGAGATGTCGCTCCGGTTGACCGCCGAAAGGGTCGATCACCAGCTGCGCGATTATATGCGGACGGAGCGCATCTCCGGGCCGTGGAAATCCGGCCAGCGCCTGCTGGTAGGGATCAGCCCCAGCCCCCAGAGCGCTACCTTGATCCGGTGGGGCCGGCGCATGGCCTATACGATGGATGCCTCCTGGATCGCGGTCTATGTCGAGGGCTCCTCGCGGATGACCGATGCTACGAAGGCCAGGCTGGCGAAAAACATCAAACTGGCCAGGGAGCTCGGAGCGGAGATCATCACGACGGCCGACGAGGACGTCGCCAGAGCGCTTGTCAGAGTGGCCCGGCAGCAGAATTCGACGCAGATTCTGGTCGGGAAACCACAACAGCAGTTCTCCTTCAGGAAGAATCTGCTCGACAGGGTCATCGAGCAAAGCGGTGAGCTCGATGTATATGTCGTCGGCGGCGAGAACGAATCGCCGAAACGTCCCGCTTTGTTCCGGATCCCTGAATTACACTCGGGGATCCTGCAATACCTTGCCGCCGCCGCCGCGGTCTGCGCGGTCGGCCTCCTTTGCTACCCCTTATCGGGGTATCTCGGATATCAGACGGTCTCGCTGATCCTTTTGCTCACCGTCGCACTCCTGCCGCTCAAGCTCGGTGCCGGACCCGTTTTGCTCGCCGCCGGCGCGAGCGCGCTTGTCTGGGACTTTTTCTTCATCCCTCCCCGCTTCACCTTCGTGGTGGCGCGGGGACAGGACATCCTCATGCTCGCGACCTACTTCGCGATCGCGGCGGTGACAGGAGCTCTCACTGCGCGGGTCCGGGCCCGGGAGAAGGCGGTCCGGAGCAGGGAGGAACGAACCCAGGCCCTCTATTCGCTCACGAAGGACCTTGCGAACGCGACGAGCCAGACTGAGGTCGCCGAAGCGGCTGTCTCCAATTTGCGGCGGTTTTTTCAGGCCGATGTCGCGATATTCCTTACGGATCTTGACGGCGAGATCTTTACCAGGCCTCACGAATCGAGCAGCTTCGCCGTCGACGAGAAAGAGTTCGGAGTCGCCGCATGGGTCTACTGGAACGAGAAAAAAGCGGGGAAGTTTACCGACACGCTTCCGTTCGCGCAGGCGATCTACTATCCGATGTCCGGACCGCGGTATCCGCTCGGTGTGGTGGGAGTCAGGTTCAACCAGCAGAATCCGCCTGCGATCGAACAGGAGGTCCTCCTGGAGAATTTTATCAGCCAGGTGGCTTCCACCCTCGAGCGGGAACAGCTCAACGAGATGGCGAAGCGATCGATCGCGATTGCGGAATCGGAACGGCTCTATAAGACGTTGTTCAATTCGATTTCCCACGAATTGCGGACGCCGATCGCCGCGATTGTCAGTGCCTCCGAGGGCCTTCTCGATGAGCGGACATCGGAGCGGACGGGCGTCCGGAATGAACTTGCGGGGGAGATCCATACCGCGGCTCAACGGCTGAACCGGCTCATCGGAAATCTGCTCGACATGACCCGCCTCGAATCCGGGCGGCTGGCGCCGGTGCTCGACTGGTGCGAGGTGCGGGATCTGATCAATACGGCTGCCGATAAACTTGCCGCGGAACTGAACGGACACACCCTTTCGATCGATATCCCGGCAGGAATCCCCCTGGTGAAAGTGGATTTCGGACTGATGGAACAGGTGCTTGTGAACCTGCTTCATAATGCGGCATCGTACACGCCTGCGGGATCATCGATTTGGGTCCGCGTCCTTGCGGGAGAAAGCGAGTGTGTTATCATCATTTCCGACAACGGGCCCGGCCTTCCCCGGGAGGCTGTGCCGAAGCTCTTCGAAAAGTTTTACCGCGTCCCCGGGACGAAGGCGGGAGGAACCGGCCTCGGGCTCTCGATCGCGCGCGGCTTCACGGAGGCGCAGGGCGGAGCACTCAGTGTCGGGAACAGGGAGGGGGGCGGGGCAGAGTTCACCATCCGTTTGCCGCTGCTGGAACGGCCGCGTGGAGAAGAGCAGCCGTGA
- a CDS encoding response regulator has product MTTPVPVLVIDDEVQMRRLLRITLEASGFKVHLAESGEDGLRQAATSRPEAVILDLGLQDMEGLQILRKLREWAKFPILILSVRAQEQDIIAALDAGADDYLTKPFRTGELLARLRSALRHNQRTEAGTVFTSGSLSVDLAARLVKKNGEVIKLTPTEYSLLALFVRNAGRVLTHGFILQQVWGPTFEEETQYSRVYVGQLRKKLEDDPESPRLLLTESGIGYRLAAGDEGSG; this is encoded by the coding sequence GTGACCACGCCGGTACCGGTCCTTGTGATCGATGACGAGGTCCAGATGAGACGCCTGCTGCGCATAACGCTGGAGGCGTCGGGCTTCAAGGTCCATCTGGCGGAATCAGGTGAGGATGGATTGCGGCAGGCCGCAACGTCCAGGCCGGAAGCAGTTATCCTGGACCTCGGGCTCCAGGATATGGAGGGCCTCCAGATTCTACGGAAATTGCGGGAGTGGGCAAAATTCCCGATCCTCATCCTTTCGGTGCGCGCACAGGAGCAGGATATCATCGCGGCGCTCGACGCGGGTGCGGACGATTATCTCACGAAACCTTTCCGCACCGGCGAGCTCCTGGCCCGGCTTCGGTCTGCATTGCGCCACAACCAGAGGACGGAGGCCGGGACCGTCTTTACGAGCGGCTCACTTTCGGTGGACCTTGCCGCGCGCCTCGTGAAGAAAAACGGCGAGGTGATCAAGCTGACCCCGACCGAGTACTCTCTTCTCGCCTTGTTCGTGCGGAACGCCGGCCGGGTGCTCACACACGGATTTATTCTCCAGCAAGTCTGGGGACCCACCTTCGAGGAAGAGACTCAGTACTCGCGTGTGTACGTCGGCCAGTTGCGCAAGAAGCTGGAAGATGATCCGGAGAGCCCGCGGTTGCTGCTCACCGAATCGGGCATCGGGTACCGCCTGGCGGCAGGGGACGAGGGTTCGGGGTAA
- a CDS encoding sulfatase-like hydrolase/transferase → MRKFPSLFLLPGALAIYSVVHSIFFRRGLDSLRLPTIALTALVILIYAYGLVLLFRRAQPPLNLLFASLVLTMTLFYGYFRDEVIGSPAIASFVRSYFWNKNNTFFILLAFLVSLGAGWIFKSRREASAKIGTFALVFVSALMIMDIVVYYQGRPGVHVIPPEYADTIRAGKDKPDVYFLIFDSETSPSSLRRYWGYQNDSVQQALRQRGFFVGTHNRSNYNLTPYSIASTLNMNYLSGYSADTFGEEFPQSITSGVMNIFASNGYTVHNLSFLTVNGLPKLGSVIQYTIWDKTLFYFLVDRAANYTYTTYRALHSNLLATMLDSLALLTGQKNAPPKFVYAHFFVPHTPAFIDEKGTLKPSGVMDAQDMGGYLGQAVYSHRLMLRLADTIREASNGAAIIIIQGDHGYRFLEGPQKMAEQFDILSAFYFPNRDYSLLTDSTRSVNTFRIVFDSEFGAKLPLLKDSSFNALSKLLNTLR, encoded by the coding sequence GTGAGAAAATTTCCTTCTCTTTTTCTTCTTCCCGGCGCGCTCGCGATCTATTCTGTCGTTCATTCGATCTTCTTCCGGCGCGGTTTGGATTCGCTGCGGCTCCCCACGATCGCGCTCACGGCGCTCGTCATTCTGATTTACGCGTACGGCCTCGTGCTGCTCTTCCGCCGGGCTCAGCCTCCCCTGAACCTTCTGTTCGCGTCGCTTGTCCTGACCATGACGCTCTTTTACGGCTACTTCCGGGACGAGGTGATAGGCAGCCCGGCGATCGCCTCCTTTGTCCGGAGTTACTTCTGGAACAAGAACAACACGTTCTTCATCCTCCTCGCGTTCCTCGTTTCGCTCGGAGCCGGCTGGATCTTCAAGTCCCGGCGTGAAGCATCCGCGAAGATCGGCACGTTTGCCCTGGTGTTCGTCTCGGCCCTGATGATCATGGATATCGTGGTGTACTATCAGGGCAGGCCCGGCGTGCATGTCATACCCCCCGAATACGCCGATACCATCCGCGCGGGGAAGGATAAGCCTGACGTCTATTTTCTGATTTTCGATTCCGAGACAAGCCCGAGCAGCCTCCGCCGGTACTGGGGCTATCAGAACGATTCGGTCCAACAGGCGCTCCGGCAGCGGGGGTTTTTCGTCGGCACGCATAACCGGTCGAACTATAATCTCACCCCCTATTCGATCGCATCGACGTTGAATATGAATTATCTGAGCGGGTACTCCGCCGATACGTTCGGCGAGGAGTTCCCCCAGTCGATCACGTCCGGGGTCATGAACATCTTCGCATCGAACGGATACACGGTCCACAATCTATCGTTCCTGACGGTCAACGGCCTGCCGAAGCTCGGTTCGGTGATTCAGTATACGATCTGGGACAAGACTCTTTTTTATTTCCTGGTCGACAGGGCGGCGAATTACACCTACACAACGTACAGGGCCCTTCACTCAAACCTCCTGGCAACGATGCTCGATTCCCTCGCGTTGCTCACCGGGCAGAAAAACGCGCCGCCCAAATTTGTGTACGCGCACTTTTTTGTCCCTCACACACCGGCCTTCATCGATGAGAAGGGAACCCTGAAACCATCGGGTGTCATGGATGCACAGGACATGGGGGGCTACCTCGGGCAGGCCGTTTACTCCCACCGGTTGATGCTTCGGCTCGCCGATACGATCAGGGAAGCATCGAACGGCGCCGCGATCATCATCATCCAGGGGGATCATGGCTACCGTTTTCTGGAGGGTCCGCAGAAGATGGCCGAGCAGTTCGACATTCTTTCGGCGTTCTACTTCCCGAACAGGGACTATTCCCTCCTGACCGATTCCACACGATCCGTGAACACGTTTCGAATCGTCTTTGATTCGGAGTTCGGGGCGAAACTCCCCCTGTTGAAGGATTCCTCCTTCAATGCGCTCAGTAAACTCTTGAACACACTCAGGTAA
- a CDS encoding SAM-dependent methyltransferase — protein sequence MERNSSSFRDEGGYVFTHQGTVYRHIDISFQEQYDFFLSSGLYETLTSKGLLIGHQEVDLKQFDVIPGLNNRVIRPEQVGFISFPFEWSFNQLKDAALATLEIQRLAIPRGMILKDASAFNIQFVDGKPCLIDTLSFIQIGAEIKPWAAYKQFCEQFLVPLALMSYVDGRLNLLLRSFLDGVPIDLGSDLLPFRSYFSLTLFMHVHLHSRFHRKYASRGAGKGKAVRTVSINSLLGLTESLTTAVLRLKPPKKTTPWAAYYKDSSDEEYRRTKREIVETAITAVKPRLVWDIGANNGEFSRLFSEKQIEVISLDGDTGCVDENYRIARGGKDSHIHPLFLNIADPSPGLGWANEERHSFLRRSEPDLIVAFAVVHHLAISQNISFDLIANLWSGLAGHLLIEFLEKDDPRVAELLSFKERRHDEYSAANFEEAFGRHYQTLGQYPTGTGTRVIYLMKSLKKK from the coding sequence ATGGAACGAAATAGTTCCTCCTTTCGGGACGAAGGGGGATATGTTTTCACCCACCAGGGAACCGTCTACCGCCATATCGACATCTCCTTCCAGGAGCAGTATGACTTTTTCCTGAGCTCGGGGTTGTATGAGACCCTGACCTCAAAGGGATTGTTGATCGGGCATCAGGAGGTGGATCTCAAGCAGTTCGACGTGATTCCCGGGCTCAACAACAGAGTCATTCGTCCTGAGCAGGTCGGGTTCATCAGCTTTCCCTTCGAATGGTCGTTCAATCAGCTGAAAGACGCCGCGCTGGCCACGCTTGAGATTCAGCGGCTTGCCATTCCGCGCGGCATGATTTTGAAAGACGCATCGGCGTTCAACATCCAGTTCGTCGATGGGAAACCCTGCCTCATCGATACGCTGTCGTTCATTCAAATCGGCGCCGAGATCAAACCGTGGGCCGCCTATAAGCAGTTTTGCGAGCAATTCCTGGTCCCCCTCGCGCTGATGAGTTACGTCGACGGCAGGTTGAATCTCCTCCTGAGGTCCTTCCTCGACGGCGTCCCGATCGATCTCGGGTCGGACCTCCTTCCCTTCAGGAGTTATTTCTCGCTCACACTCTTCATGCACGTCCATCTTCACTCAAGGTTCCACCGGAAGTACGCCAGCCGGGGGGCCGGAAAGGGAAAGGCCGTTCGGACTGTTTCCATCAATTCGCTCCTTGGGTTGACAGAGAGCCTCACGACAGCGGTCCTCCGCCTCAAACCTCCGAAAAAAACGACCCCATGGGCCGCATACTATAAGGACTCTAGCGACGAAGAATACCGGAGAACGAAGAGGGAAATTGTCGAAACGGCCATCACCGCCGTCAAGCCGAGGCTGGTATGGGATATCGGGGCAAATAACGGGGAATTCAGCCGGCTCTTCTCCGAAAAGCAAATCGAGGTGATTTCACTCGACGGGGACACCGGCTGCGTGGACGAGAATTACCGGATCGCCAGGGGCGGCAAGGACTCTCACATCCATCCCCTGTTTCTTAACATCGCCGACCCGTCGCCGGGTCTGGGATGGGCCAACGAAGAACGGCACTCCTTTCTCCGGCGAAGCGAACCGGATCTGATCGTCGCCTTCGCGGTCGTCCACCACCTCGCGATCTCGCAGAATATCAGCTTTGACCTGATCGCAAACCTCTGGAGCGGCCTCGCGGGCCACCTCCTGATTGAATTCCTGGAAAAGGATGATCCCCGCGTGGCCGAGCTTCTTTCGTTCAAGGAGAGAAGGCACGATGAGTATTCCGCCGCAAACTTTGAGGAGGCATTCGGCCGGCACTATCAAACTCTCGGGCAGTACCCGACCGGAACCGGGACGCGGGTCATCTACCTGATGAAATCACTGAAGAAGAAATAA
- a CDS encoding YciI family protein codes for MRFMVIVKANKDSEAGVLPDKKLLAEMGKFNEELVKAGVMLAGEGLHASSKGVRVRFSEGKQTVVGGPFAETKDLVAGFWIWKVKSMDEAINWLKRAPFEETEVEIRQVFEAEDFGEEFTPELRHQEERLRLEVEKLNGR; via the coding sequence ATGCGATTCATGGTGATAGTCAAGGCCAACAAGGACTCCGAAGCGGGGGTTCTGCCCGACAAGAAGCTTCTTGCCGAAATGGGAAAGTTTAACGAGGAACTGGTGAAAGCCGGCGTCATGCTCGCGGGCGAGGGTCTGCATGCGAGTTCCAAAGGAGTGCGCGTCAGGTTTTCGGAAGGGAAGCAGACCGTCGTCGGTGGGCCGTTCGCCGAAACCAAAGATCTGGTGGCGGGTTTCTGGATATGGAAGGTGAAGTCGATGGATGAGGCGATCAACTGGCTCAAGCGCGCCCCGTTCGAAGAGACCGAAGTGGAAATCCGGCAGGTCTTCGAGGCGGAGGATTTCGGCGAAGAGTTCACCCCCGAACTGCGTCATCAGGAGGAGCGCCTACGCCTGGAAGTGGAGAAGCTCAACGGGAGATAG
- a CDS encoding UDP-2,3-diacylglucosamine diphosphatase — MKGYFLEIFDRTCPLLPYAPFGRSPADAIIISDLHLGSSLCQDKLLIEFLQELQHSEFPPTRLILNGDVFDSIDFRRLNKRHWKVLSLIRKLSDTVPITWVCGNHDGPADPISHLLGVDVRDEYTFMSGAASVLVLHGHQFDDFISMYPTITLLGDLLYRLLQWIDRTHRFARFAKSNTKVFLRCIEKIRVESVAYARSKNARIVCCGHTHFAEQMTEGGVTYVNGGCWTEFPPTYLSIRNGTVHLGIYSPPLRQESAETSDAPDSPRTGRSPELALN; from the coding sequence TTGAAAGGATATTTTCTGGAGATCTTTGACAGAACCTGCCCTCTCCTCCCCTATGCCCCGTTCGGCCGGTCGCCCGCCGATGCGATCATCATTTCCGATTTGCACCTCGGCAGCTCTCTCTGCCAGGACAAACTCCTCATCGAGTTTCTCCAGGAGCTTCAGCACTCGGAGTTTCCTCCAACGCGACTGATTCTGAACGGAGATGTCTTCGATTCCATCGATTTTCGCCGGCTGAACAAACGCCATTGGAAAGTCCTCTCTTTGATTCGAAAATTATCGGACACGGTTCCCATCACATGGGTTTGCGGGAACCATGACGGACCGGCGGACCCGATCTCTCATCTCCTCGGAGTCGACGTAAGGGATGAATACACATTTATGAGCGGCGCGGCTTCCGTGCTGGTTCTCCATGGTCACCAGTTTGATGACTTTATCAGCATGTACCCGACGATCACACTCCTCGGGGACCTTCTGTACCGGTTGCTGCAGTGGATCGACCGGACCCACCGTTTCGCCCGGTTCGCGAAGAGCAACACAAAGGTGTTTCTCCGGTGCATCGAGAAGATCCGAGTCGAATCCGTCGCCTACGCAAGATCGAAGAACGCCCGAATCGTCTGCTGCGGGCATACTCATTTCGCCGAGCAAATGACGGAGGGCGGCGTCACCTATGTGAACGGGGGGTGCTGGACCGAATTCCCCCCAACCTATCTCAGTATCCGGAACGGGACCGTCCACCTCGGAATATACTCGCCTCCCCTCCGGCAAGAATCCGCTGAAACCTCCGACGCACCCGATTCCCCGAGGACGGGTCGGTCCCCTGAACTTGCCCTGAATTGA
- a CDS encoding heparan-alpha-glucosaminide N-acetyltransferase domain-containing protein: MSDKEQQPAQTASRIGSIDLIRGAVMILMAIDHVRVFSGIPAGGPVPGVFFTRWVTHFCAPAFFFLAGTSAFFYARKHGDLSKHLLVRGSWLVFLELTFLRLAWTFNFDFAHYEMAGVVWALGWCMILMAGLVKLPPKLVGIIGVLIIGCHNLLDPHLGDLTPAMLNSGFSGLWKILYLSFFAGPVTLGENGPNLIVLYSIVPWIGVMASGFAFGKILMREPRDRNRVCLIIGLGATALFVLLRGFNIYGDPRPWNPAAQGFNGGPPMPPFLAFLNTTKYPASLLFLLMTLGPTIALIPFVEGARNAFSRWLTMFGRVPFFFYLLHIPLIHALALLVSWIRSGEVSPWLFTNHPMGNPPPPDGYTWSLPLLYLVWAAAILILFYACRWFAGLKARRSEWWLGYL, encoded by the coding sequence ATGTCCGACAAGGAACAGCAACCCGCCCAGACAGCGTCCCGCATCGGGTCGATCGACCTGATCCGCGGCGCAGTGATGATCCTGATGGCGATCGATCATGTTCGCGTCTTTTCAGGAATCCCTGCGGGCGGCCCCGTGCCCGGGGTCTTCTTTACCCGTTGGGTCACGCACTTCTGCGCCCCGGCATTCTTCTTCCTTGCGGGGACGAGCGCCTTCTTCTACGCGAGGAAGCACGGCGATCTCTCAAAGCACCTGCTGGTTCGCGGCAGTTGGCTCGTCTTCCTCGAACTGACATTCCTCCGGCTCGCCTGGACGTTCAATTTCGATTTCGCGCACTACGAAATGGCGGGTGTCGTTTGGGCCCTGGGATGGTGCATGATCCTCATGGCGGGACTGGTGAAGCTGCCGCCCAAACTCGTCGGCATCATCGGAGTACTCATCATCGGATGCCATAACCTTCTGGATCCGCACCTGGGAGATCTGACCCCCGCCATGCTCAACAGCGGCTTCAGCGGGCTCTGGAAAATCCTGTACCTTTCTTTTTTTGCGGGACCGGTCACGCTCGGAGAGAACGGTCCGAATCTCATCGTTCTCTATTCCATCGTCCCGTGGATTGGGGTCATGGCATCCGGATTTGCGTTCGGAAAGATCCTCATGCGGGAGCCCCGGGATCGGAACCGCGTTTGTCTGATCATCGGCCTCGGAGCGACGGCGCTGTTTGTGCTGCTTCGCGGTTTCAACATCTATGGCGACCCGCGCCCGTGGAATCCCGCCGCTCAGGGATTCAACGGTGGGCCCCCGATGCCTCCGTTTCTTGCCTTCCTGAACACGACAAAGTACCCCGCGTCGCTTCTGTTCCTCCTGATGACGCTCGGCCCGACCATCGCGCTGATCCCCTTCGTGGAAGGCGCCCGGAACGCCTTTTCGCGATGGCTCACGATGTTCGGACGTGTCCCGTTTTTCTTCTATCTTCTCCACATCCCGCTGATCCATGCTCTTGCGCTTCTCGTTTCCTGGATCAGGTCCGGCGAAGTGAGCCCCTGGCTCTTCACCAACCATCCGATGGGAAACCCGCCGCCTCCCGACGGCTACACCTGGAGTCTCCCGCTCCTCTATCTGGTCTGGGCGGCAGCGATCCTGATTCTCTTTTATGCGTGCAGATGGTTTGCCGGACTCAAAGCCCGGAGGAGCGAGTGGTGGCTGGGGTATCTGTAG
- a CDS encoding peroxiredoxin: MSLRINDEAPNFTAATTQGNINFHEWIGNGWAILFSHPKDFTPVCTTELGYMAKLEPEFAKRNCKVMGLSVDPVESHKEWEKDIRETQGYSVNYPMIGDRDLAVAKLYDMLPATESGTSEGRTPVTNQTVRSVFIVGPDKKIKLTLTYPMTTGRNFDEILRVLDSMQLTSKHKVSTPVNWRQGEDVIIAGSVSDAEAKEKYPDGWKTVKPYLRVVKQPGA; this comes from the coding sequence ATGTCGCTGAGAATCAACGATGAAGCGCCCAATTTCACCGCCGCCACAACCCAGGGGAACATCAATTTCCACGAATGGATCGGCAACGGCTGGGCAATTCTCTTTTCACATCCGAAGGATTTTACCCCGGTCTGCACGACCGAGCTGGGGTACATGGCGAAGCTCGAGCCGGAGTTTGCAAAACGCAATTGCAAAGTCATGGGACTGAGCGTCGATCCTGTCGAAAGCCACAAGGAATGGGAGAAAGACATCAGGGAGACGCAGGGGTACTCCGTGAACTACCCGATGATCGGTGACCGCGATCTGGCGGTCGCGAAACTCTATGACATGCTCCCTGCGACGGAATCGGGCACTTCGGAGGGGCGGACGCCTGTGACGAATCAAACCGTGCGCTCCGTCTTTATCGTAGGACCGGACAAGAAAATCAAGCTGACGCTGACCTATCCGATGACGACGGGCCGCAACTTCGACGAGATTTTGCGCGTCCTCGATTCGATGCAGCTGACCTCCAAGCACAAGGTTTCGACTCCCGTAAACTGGAGGCAGGGGGAAGACGTCATCATCGCCGGATCGGTCTCCGATGCAGAGGCGAAGGAGAAATACCCGGATGGCTGGAAGACAGTCAAACCCTACCTCCGGGTAGTAAAGCAACCCGGCGCGTAG